CCTGCACAGCGACACGATCGGTGAACTGCTGCCGTGCATCCACGACGTCGACGGGACGCCCAACGCCACGGCGACGCCGTTCCTGGTCGAAAAGCTCACTGAGGAACGCGCCAGAATCGATCAGGCGATGCGCGACCTGCGCCGGACCAGCGACGTGCTCGACGGCATCATCCGTGCGGCGGGTGGCGAGGCCGCCGAACAGTAGGGTGGACGCCATGGCTCTCGACAGCGGAACGATCTCCGAAACGGGTAGCGGCGCGGTGACGCCGCCGGTCGCCGAGACGGTGCCCACCGAGCGGGTGCACCACGGCGATATCTTCGTCGACGAGTACGAGTGGCTGCGGGACAAGGAGAATCCCGATGTCATCGCCTATCTGGAGGCGGAGAACGCCTACACCGAGGCGCAGACCGAGCACCTGAGCACCCTGCGCGAGACGATCTTCGACGAGATCAAGGCGCGCACCCAGGAGACCGATCTGTCGGTGCCGACCCGGCTGGGCGACTACTGGTACTACTCGCGCAGCTTCGAGGGCAAGCAGTACGGCGTGCACTGCCGGTGCCCGATCGCCGAGGACGCCGAAGGCATCGATGCGTGGACCCCGCCGCAGCTGAGCGCCGACACCGAGGTCCCGGGCGAAGAGGTGCTGCTCGACAGCAACGAACTGGCCGAAGGGCACGATTTCTTCGCCCTCGGCGCGTTCTCGATCAGCCATGACGGCACTCTGCTCGCCTACTCGGTGGACAACGTCGGCGACGAACGGTACGTGCTGCGATTCAAGGATCTGCGCACCGGCGAACTGCTCGGCGACGAGATCGCGGGCACCGCCCCCGGCGCGACCTGGTCGCTGGACGGCAGCCACGTCTTCTATCAGACCGTCGACGAGTCGTGGCGGCCCGACACGGTGTGGCGGCACCGGATGGGTAGCACCGATCCCGACGTCAAGGTGTTCCACGAGCCCGACGAGCGCTACTGGGTGAGCATCGGCGCCAGCCGCTCGGAGAAATACCTGATGATCTGGGTCGGGTCCAAGATCACCAGCGAGGGCTGGGTGCTGGCGTCCGACGATCCGGAGGGTGAGTTCCGGGTGCTGCTGCCGCGTCGCGAGGGCGTCGAGTACTCCGCCGAGCACGCGGTGATCGGCGGGCAGGACCGGTTCCTGATCCTGCACAACGACGTGGTCGACGGCGTCAAGGCGCAGAACTTCGTGCTCGCCGAGGCGCCGGTGGACGACCCCTCGAACCTCACCCAGCTGATCGGCCATCGCGAGGACGTGCGGCTCGAGGACATCGACGCGTTCCGCGACCACCTGGTGCTCAGCTACCGGCGCGAGGCGCTCACCCGGATCGCGGTCTGGCCGCTGACCGCCTCCGGTTACGGCGAGCGGCGCGAACTCGAGTTCGATCTGGAACTCTTCGCGGTCGGCACCGGCTCCAACCCGGAGTGGGCCCAGCCGACCCTGCGCATCGGACTGACCTCCTTCATCACGCCGATGCAGGTGTTCGACTACGTTCCCGCCACCGGTGAGCTGCTGTTGCGCAAGGAACAGCCGGTGCTCGGCGGTTACGACGCGACCGAGTACGAGCAGCACCGGGATTGGGCCGTGGCCGAGGACGGCACCCGGATCCCGATCTCGCTCGTGCGGAAGAAGACCACCGCCGACGGGCCGAAACCCTTGCTGCTGTACGGCTACGGTTCCTACGAGGCGAGCATCGACCCCTCGTTCTCGGTTGCCCGATTGTCGCTGCTGGATCGTGGCATGGTCTTCGCTGTCGCGCACGTGCGCGGCGGCGGCGAGATGGGCAGGCTCTGGTACGAGCACGGCAAGACGCTCACCAAGAAGAACACCTTCACCGACTTCGTGGCCGCCGCGCGGCATCTCGTCGACACCGGGGTCACCGCTGCGGACCGGATGGTCGCCGACGGCGGCAGCGCGGGCGGACTGCTGGTCGGCGCGGTGGCGAATCTGGCCCCCGAGTTGTTCGCGGGCATCCTGGCGAACGTGCCGTTCGTCGATCCGCTCACCTCCATCCTGGATCCGTCGCTCCCGTTGACCGTGATCGAGTGGGACGAGTGGGGCAACCCGCTGGCGGACAAGGACGTCTACGAATACATGAAGTCCTACTCGCCGTACGAGAACGTCGAGGCCAAGGACTATCCGGCGATCCTGGCCATCACCAGCCTGAACGACACCCGCGTGCTCTACGTCGAGCCCGCCAAGTGGATCGCCAAGCTGCGCGCCACCGCGACCGGCGACGCCCCGCTGTTGCTGAAGACGGAGATGAGCGCGGGCCACGGCGGGGTCAGCGGACGGTACGAGAAGTGGCGGGAAGTGGCCTTCGAGCACGCCTGGGTGCTGGACACGGTCGGCCTCGCCGACGCGTAGCGCACCGGCTGCCGAGCGCGGCGGCGCGCCGACCGCGGGGTATGCGCTCGGCACAGGCGTGGCGGAGAGTTCGCCACCTGGTCATACAGTCTGCACATCACGGACACGTGCGGCTGGCACCGTGGGATCATGAACGCTGAGCTGATCGTATCGATCTCCGGGATCAGGGACACCACCCGGGACGCGGCGATGGATTTCGCCGAGGAGATGGATCGGCGCGGCGTGCCGCTCTCGCTGCTGGTCGCGCCGCGGCTGAAGGGCAAGTACCGATTGCTCGACGACCCGGCGACGCAGGCGTGGCTGCGCGGCAGGAGGGCCCGCGGCGACGCCATAGTGCTGCACGGGTACGACCAGGCGGCCACCAAGCGGCGGCGCGCCGAGTTCGCGGCGCTGCCCCGGCACGAGGCGCGGTTGCGGTTGACCGCCGCGGATCGGGTGCTCGAGCAGGCCGACCTGCGCACCCGGCTGTTCGCGGCCCCGCGCTGGGATGCCTCGACGGGGGCGCTGGACGCGCTGCCCGAGGCCGGTTTCCGGCTGGCGCTCGGCCTCACCTCGATCATCGACCTGGAGCGCAACACGGCGCAGAAGTCCAGGGTGTACGGCATCGGCGAGGGGTTCCGCGCGGAGCCTTGGTGGTGCCGCGCGCTGGTCATGGGCGCCGCGCGGACCGCCCGGCGCGGCGGTGTGCTGCGGCTGGCCGTGTCCGCCGCCCAGCTGGCGCGCTCCGGTCCGCGCCAGGCCATGCTCGACGCCGTCGACCTGGCGCTGTTCCACGGTGCGGCGGCCGCGACCTACCGGTGGGAGCCCTTCCCGGCCGTTCGCGCCGCATGACTGACGCCGCGGGTGACGGTGGGTCGGCCCCGTCGCCCGCGGCCGGTCGGGAGCTTCGCGCGACCGATCGGCGCCGCCGCCCGCGAATGGCGTAGCCGGGCGGCGGCGCTGTCACGTTCAAGGCTGTCACGTTCAGGACGGAGCGACCTTCGTCTCCGTCACGGCAGGCGTCGCATCGTGCGTGAAGCCGCCCGCCTCCTGGCGCGTGAGCGAGGTCGAGAACGGACGCTGCCGTAGCTGGTCCATGCAGCGGCGGAGGTCGGCGAGCAGCAGATCGGCCATGTCGACGGTGAAACCGTGGCGCAGTACCGCGCGCATCACCGTCTCCTCGTTCCGGTCGGCCGGCAGCGGGTAGGCCGCGATCAGCCAGCCGCGCGAGCGCAGCCGATCGGACAGGTCGTAGAGGTTGAAGCCGGGATCGCCGTTCAGGCGCCAGCACACGGCCGTGATGCCGCGCTGCGGATCGCCGTCGTGGATCAAGTCGAAGGTCCCCAGCTCACGCACTCCCGCGGCCAGGTGCTGCGCCGCCCGGTAGATCGCGGACTGCACCCGGGCGTAGCCGGTGCGTCCCAAGCGAATGAACTGGTAGTACTGCGTGATGGCCTGCCCGCCGGGCCGGGAGAAGTTCAGGTTGAAGGTGGCCATGCTGCCGCCGAGGTAGTCGACGTCGAAGATCAATTCCTCCGGCAGATCGGCGGCCTCGCGCCAGATCGCCCAGCCCGCGCCCAGCGGGGCCAGGCCGGTCTTGTGGCCGGAGGCATTGATCGACTTCACCCTGGGCAACCGGAAATCCCACACCAGCTCCGGCGCGGCGAAGGGGGCGAGGAAACCTCCGCTGGCCGCGTCGACGTGGATCGGGATGTCCCAGCCCTTTTCGCGCTGCAACGCGTCGAGCGCCGCGCTGATCCCGGCGACGTCCTCGAACAGTCCGGTGTAGGTCTGGCCGAAGGTGGGCACGACCATCATCGTGTTCGCGTCGCAGTACGCCGCGAGGTCGTCGGGGTGCATGGTGAGCCGGTCGCCCCGCAGCGGGATCTGCCGGATCTCGACGTCGAAGTAGCGCGCGAACTTCTCCCAGCAGACTTGAACCGGTCCGCAGACGAAGTTGGGCGTCCCGCTGCCGCCACGCTTGCGCCAGCGGAATTTCGCCGCCAAGCCGCCGAGCATGGCCGCCTCGCTGGACCCGATGGTCGAGGTGCCGTGCGTGCCGGCTGGATCCGGCGCGTGCCACAGGTCGGCGACCATCCGGACGGCCCGGCGCTCCAACTCGGCCGTCTGCGGGTACTCGTCCTTGTCCACGATGTTCTTGTCCAGGCATTCGGCCATCAGTCTGCGCGCCTGGTCGTCCACCCACGTGGTGCAGAACGTGGCCAGGTTCATCCTGGAGACGCCGTCGAGCAGCAGCTCGTCGTGCACGATCTCGTAGGCCACCTGCGGGAACATCTCGTGCGGCGGAAATCCGGTCCGCGGCGCGGACCGGCTGAGCCCGGGCAGGGCGAACAGGTCATCGGCTGCTTCGGACATGCGAACGGCCTCCCGATTCGACTGGTGTGCGGGCGTGCCTGCCGAGAATGCCAGCAGTTTGCCATCATCCTCGATCCTCAGCTTGGCACACCATTTCCGCTGCTGGTCGCACTTCGCGCGTACGGTGCGTCCCACCCGGACCGCGGAGCGGGCGCGAACACCCGGCCCGTGGCGTGAACTTCGCCCCGGCGGCGGGGGATAGGGTGTGGGAATGGTGGAGGACGTGCGGGTGGCGGAATTGCGCGCTGCCGTGGCCGGGTTGATGGGGCAGGCGAAAACCGATTTGGCACAGCTTGTTTCGTTCCGATCGGTGGCCGATCCGCGGCAGTATCCGATCGAGGAGTGCGACCGGGCGGCGCAGTGGGTCGCCGACGCGTTCGCGGCCGCCGGGCTCACCGCGGTCGGCCTGCACGAAACGCCGGACGGCACCAAGGCGGTCGTCGCGTCCCGGCCCGCGCCCGACGGCGCCCCCACGGTGTTGCTCTACTGTCACTACGACGTTCAGCCGCCGCTGGACGAGGCGGCGTGGCGCACCCCGCCGTGGGAGCTGACCGAGCGGGACGGGCGCTGGTACGGCCGCGGCAGCGCCGACTGCAAGGGCAACATCGTCATGCATCTGACGGCTCTGCGCGCGCTCGGCCCGGATCTGCCGGTGGGCGTCACCATGGTGGCGGAAGGATCCGAGGAGCAGAGCACCGGCGGACTGGAGCGGTTCGTCGAGGCCGAGCCGGAGCTGTTGCGCGCGGACGCGATCGTGGTCGGCGACTGCGGCAACTTCGCCGCCGGTGTGCCCACCTTGACGCAGACGCTGCGCGGCGGCGTGAATGTGGTGGTCACCGTCGAAACCCTCGCCGGCCCGCTGCATTCCGGCATGTTCGGCGGACCGGCGCCCGACGCGCTGGCCGCGCTGATCCGGCTGCTGGCCTCGCTGCGCGACGAGCGCGGCAACACGACCATCGACGGCCTGCCCAACGATCAGGTCTGGCCGGGCGTCCAGTACCCGAGCGAGCAGTTCCACACCGACGCGCGCGTCCTCGGCGGCGTCGAACTCGTCGGTGACGGCACCGTCGCCGACCTGCTCTGGGCGCGACCGGCGCTGACGGTGCTCGGCATCGACGCGCCTCCGGTGGTCGGCTCCGCCGCCGCGATCCCGGCGACCGCGCGCGCCCGGCTGAACCTGCGCATCCCGCCGGGCACCGACCCGGACCAGGCGTACCGGGCGCTCGTCGCGCACCTCGAGGCGCACACGCCGTGGCGCGCCAGGCTGACCGTCGAGCTGGAAGGCACCGGGGCGCCGTTCCGGTCCCCGACCGGCGGACCCGCGCGCGCCGCGATGGAAGCGGCGCTCGCGGCGTCCTACGGTCGTCCCGCGACCACCCAGGGGCAGGGCGGCTCGATCCCGCTGTGCAACGTCTTCGCCACCACCTACCCGGACGCGGAGATCATGCTGCTGGGGGTCGAGGAGCCGAAAGCCCTGATCCACGCACCCAACGAGAGCGTCGATCCGAAGGAGATCGAACACATGGCGCTGGCCGAGGCGATATTCCTCGCGACCTACGCCGGGTAGCGCTACAGCTCGATGTCGTTCTCCGGTGCGAGCACCCGGAATTCCGTTCCGGCCGGCGCCATCTCGGACAGCCTGCCGAAATAGATGCCCTGCGCCTCCTCCCGGATGATGCCGTAGTGGATGGGCAGCGCGACACGCGGAGCGACGGCGCGCAGGTAGTCGACGGCTTCGCTGACCCGCATCCACGGGGCGGCGGCCGGAGCGGCCAGGACGCCGACCGGGACCGGCGGCACCCACAGCGAGTCGCCGGGGTGGACGAGCTGCGCCGGGTCGTCGGCGGTGCCCAGCTGGAAGACGGTGTTGTCGATCACGGGGATCTCCGGATGGATGACGGCGTGCCTGCCCCCGCCGCCGGTGATGCGCAGATCACCGAGGGTGAGCACATTGCCCGCGTGCACCGCCTCCCACCGCTCGCCGCGCTGTTCGGCGGTCTGCGGATCCGAGAGCAACCGCGCACCGGGATTGGCCTCGACCAGCGCATCGATCCGGTTCGGGTCGATGTGGTCGGGATGCTGGTGGGTGACCGCAATCGCGTCCAGACCGGTGAGGCCCTCGAAACCGTGCGAGAACGTGCCCGGATCGAACAGGATCTTCGTGCCGTGCAGCTCGACGAGGAGACAGGAGTGACCGAAGTGGGCTATGCGCATGCCGCCATGCTAGCCACGGCCGATGTGTTCTCCGCGACATCGCCGCCGTCTCGGCCGACCCCGCGGATGACGCACTCGACCAGCACAACTACGCTGCTGAGGTAACCCCCCAACCACATGAGGAGCAACGCGTGGCACGAGTCGTGGTCGAGGTGATGCCGAAGGCCGAGATCCTGGATCCGCAGGGGCAGGCCATCGTCGGCGCACTCCCGCGCCTGGGATTCGAGGGCGTCTCGGACGTGCGGCAGGGCAAGCGATTCGAACTCGACGTCGACGACAGCGTCGACGACGCCGCGCTCGAGCAGATCGCCGAATCGCTGTTGTGCAACACGGTGATCGAGGAATGGAAGGTGGTTCGCCTCTCATGACCGCCCGCATCGGGGTCATCACGTTTCCGGGCACGCTCGACGACGTCGACGCGGCCAGGGCGGTGCGCCTGGCCGGCGCCGAGGCGGTCAGCCTGTGGCATGCCGACGCCGACCTGAAGAGCGTCGACGCGGTGATCGTGCCCGGCGGCTTCTCCTACGGCGACTACCTGCGGGCCGGCGCCATCGCCCGGTTCGCTCCCGTGATGGGCGAGGTCGTGCGCGCGGCGGGCGCCGGGCTGCCGGTGCTCGGCATCTGCAACGGCTTCCAGGTGCTGTGCGAGGCCGGGTTGCTGCCTGGCGCACTGACCCGCAACGAGGGTCTGCACTTCATCTGCCGCGACGAATGGCTCACCGTGGAATCGGTGTCGACGGCGTGGACCTCGCGCTTCGAGCAGGGCGCGCAGATCCTGGTCCCGCTCAAGT
Above is a genomic segment from Nocardia sputorum containing:
- a CDS encoding S9 family peptidase: MALDSGTISETGSGAVTPPVAETVPTERVHHGDIFVDEYEWLRDKENPDVIAYLEAENAYTEAQTEHLSTLRETIFDEIKARTQETDLSVPTRLGDYWYYSRSFEGKQYGVHCRCPIAEDAEGIDAWTPPQLSADTEVPGEEVLLDSNELAEGHDFFALGAFSISHDGTLLAYSVDNVGDERYVLRFKDLRTGELLGDEIAGTAPGATWSLDGSHVFYQTVDESWRPDTVWRHRMGSTDPDVKVFHEPDERYWVSIGASRSEKYLMIWVGSKITSEGWVLASDDPEGEFRVLLPRREGVEYSAEHAVIGGQDRFLILHNDVVDGVKAQNFVLAEAPVDDPSNLTQLIGHREDVRLEDIDAFRDHLVLSYRREALTRIAVWPLTASGYGERRELEFDLELFAVGTGSNPEWAQPTLRIGLTSFITPMQVFDYVPATGELLLRKEQPVLGGYDATEYEQHRDWAVAEDGTRIPISLVRKKTTADGPKPLLLYGYGSYEASIDPSFSVARLSLLDRGMVFAVAHVRGGGEMGRLWYEHGKTLTKKNTFTDFVAAARHLVDTGVTAADRMVADGGSAGGLLVGAVANLAPELFAGILANVPFVDPLTSILDPSLPLTVIEWDEWGNPLADKDVYEYMKSYSPYENVEAKDYPAILAITSLNDTRVLYVEPAKWIAKLRATATGDAPLLLKTEMSAGHGGVSGRYEKWREVAFEHAWVLDTVGLADA
- a CDS encoding MBL fold metallo-hydrolase, coding for MRIAHFGHSCLLVELHGTKILFDPGTFSHGFEGLTGLDAIAVTHQHPDHIDPNRIDALVEANPGARLLSDPQTAEQRGERWEAVHAGNVLTLGDLRITGGGGRHAVIHPEIPVIDNTVFQLGTADDPAQLVHPGDSLWVPPVPVGVLAAPAAAPWMRVSEAVDYLRAVAPRVALPIHYGIIREEAQGIYFGRLSEMAPAGTEFRVLAPENDIEL
- the purQ gene encoding phosphoribosylformylglycinamidine synthase subunit PurQ, whose translation is MTARIGVITFPGTLDDVDAARAVRLAGAEAVSLWHADADLKSVDAVIVPGGFSYGDYLRAGAIARFAPVMGEVVRAAGAGLPVLGICNGFQVLCEAGLLPGALTRNEGLHFICRDEWLTVESVSTAWTSRFEQGAQILVPLKSGEGRYQASEAVLDQLEGEGRVVFRYASDNPNGSQRGIAGIASANGRVVGLMPHPEHATEPLTGPSDDGLGLFLSVLDTLVAV
- a CDS encoding DUF2334 domain-containing protein; this encodes MNAELIVSISGIRDTTRDAAMDFAEEMDRRGVPLSLLVAPRLKGKYRLLDDPATQAWLRGRRARGDAIVLHGYDQAATKRRRAEFAALPRHEARLRLTAADRVLEQADLRTRLFAAPRWDASTGALDALPEAGFRLALGLTSIIDLERNTAQKSRVYGIGEGFRAEPWWCRALVMGAARTARRGGVLRLAVSAAQLARSGPRQAMLDAVDLALFHGAAAATYRWEPFPAVRAA
- a CDS encoding glutamate decarboxylase produces the protein MSEAADDLFALPGLSRSAPRTGFPPHEMFPQVAYEIVHDELLLDGVSRMNLATFCTTWVDDQARRLMAECLDKNIVDKDEYPQTAELERRAVRMVADLWHAPDPAGTHGTSTIGSSEAAMLGGLAAKFRWRKRGGSGTPNFVCGPVQVCWEKFARYFDVEIRQIPLRGDRLTMHPDDLAAYCDANTMMVVPTFGQTYTGLFEDVAGISAALDALQREKGWDIPIHVDAASGGFLAPFAAPELVWDFRLPRVKSINASGHKTGLAPLGAGWAIWREAADLPEELIFDVDYLGGSMATFNLNFSRPGGQAITQYYQFIRLGRTGYARVQSAIYRAAQHLAAGVRELGTFDLIHDGDPQRGITAVCWRLNGDPGFNLYDLSDRLRSRGWLIAAYPLPADRNEETVMRAVLRHGFTVDMADLLLADLRRCMDQLRQRPFSTSLTRQEAGGFTHDATPAVTETKVAPS
- a CDS encoding dipeptidase, with translation MVEDVRVAELRAAVAGLMGQAKTDLAQLVSFRSVADPRQYPIEECDRAAQWVADAFAAAGLTAVGLHETPDGTKAVVASRPAPDGAPTVLLYCHYDVQPPLDEAAWRTPPWELTERDGRWYGRGSADCKGNIVMHLTALRALGPDLPVGVTMVAEGSEEQSTGGLERFVEAEPELLRADAIVVGDCGNFAAGVPTLTQTLRGGVNVVVTVETLAGPLHSGMFGGPAPDALAALIRLLASLRDERGNTTIDGLPNDQVWPGVQYPSEQFHTDARVLGGVELVGDGTVADLLWARPALTVLGIDAPPVVGSAAAIPATARARLNLRIPPGTDPDQAYRALVAHLEAHTPWRARLTVELEGTGAPFRSPTGGPARAAMEAALAASYGRPATTQGQGGSIPLCNVFATTYPDAEIMLLGVEEPKALIHAPNESVDPKEIEHMALAEAIFLATYAG
- a CDS encoding MerR family transcriptional regulator, which gives rise to MRIGELAERTGVSVRSLRYYESKGLLSSERTSGGQREYPEAAVDRVRRIQEMFAAGLHSDTIGELLPCIHDVDGTPNATATPFLVEKLTEERARIDQAMRDLRRTSDVLDGIIRAAGGEAAEQ
- the purS gene encoding phosphoribosylformylglycinamidine synthase subunit PurS; this translates as MARVVVEVMPKAEILDPQGQAIVGALPRLGFEGVSDVRQGKRFELDVDDSVDDAALEQIAESLLCNTVIEEWKVVRLS